In Planctomycetota bacterium, a single window of DNA contains:
- a CDS encoding beta-galactosidase — protein sequence MKIGTYYYPEQWPRDQWERDLDNIVAAGLQLTHFAEFAWHALEPEEGRYEFGWLDEALDLCAQRNLEVILCTPTAVVPQWLLQKNPEILFQFSDGRRIRPGGRRHYSPTSPVMLEHTDRIVGKMAEHFGDRPGVVGWQIDNELSGSGIFDYCKETFDQSEHTHVAFRKWLKEKYGDIETLNAAWGNQFWRTDRTNFEQIRMPLDRRPDFANGHATLDASRFWSKVWADFTRRQVDLLRPHIGDRFTTTNFMSYHADLDPEDVSDVLDVTGIDVYPVASFDGPYETEAEYRTADPAMLDTVYNHMAASNAGNRWALLEVQPGQLNWSGVANRLAPGATKLMLWQAIAKGCEFITVYRWRQPLWGGEMHHETLVKHDGVTLSDAGIAFKEVAAELKAMAPENNATYEPLMVEPDGPVVGIAHELDQQWWTMTVPQQEGWSQSGWVQRWHESAGRLGLDTKIVRPDGSNWADCPVVVLPAVQMIEDDWPGKWRQYVEAGGHLVITCRTAWQNKLGHIHEAKLAEPIHDLIGGEIKTYDGLPVGNYEHVEMGGTRYDWRMWSEQVEPTDAEVWARYADGLNEGRAAVLSAKRGKGRVTFHGVYDRGPLSHAVMQRVADAAGLMTSPLPPRVRVYKRNGWTVRIDASSIKPSVEVIPPS from the coding sequence GTGAAAATCGGTACCTACTACTACCCGGAACAGTGGCCGCGTGATCAATGGGAGCGCGATCTGGACAACATCGTCGCCGCCGGCCTGCAACTGACACACTTCGCGGAGTTCGCCTGGCACGCGCTGGAACCGGAAGAAGGGCGGTACGAGTTCGGCTGGCTCGATGAAGCACTCGACCTGTGTGCCCAGCGGAACCTGGAAGTGATCCTGTGTACGCCGACGGCGGTCGTGCCGCAGTGGCTCTTGCAGAAGAACCCGGAGATCCTGTTCCAGTTCTCCGACGGGCGACGCATCCGCCCCGGCGGTCGTCGGCACTACAGCCCGACCTCGCCGGTGATGCTCGAACACACCGACCGCATCGTCGGCAAGATGGCCGAGCACTTCGGCGATCGTCCCGGCGTCGTCGGGTGGCAGATCGACAACGAACTCTCTGGCAGCGGTATCTTCGACTACTGCAAGGAAACGTTCGATCAGTCCGAACACACCCACGTCGCGTTCCGCAAATGGCTCAAGGAAAAGTACGGCGACATCGAGACGCTCAACGCCGCGTGGGGCAACCAGTTCTGGCGGACCGATCGCACGAACTTCGAGCAGATCCGCATGCCGCTGGACCGTCGGCCGGACTTTGCCAACGGCCACGCCACGCTCGACGCCAGCCGGTTCTGGTCGAAGGTCTGGGCCGACTTCACGCGTCGCCAGGTGGACCTGCTCCGCCCGCACATCGGCGACCGGTTCACCACGACCAACTTCATGAGCTACCACGCCGACCTCGACCCCGAAGACGTTAGCGATGTGCTCGACGTGACGGGCATCGACGTGTACCCGGTTGCGTCGTTCGACGGGCCCTACGAGACCGAGGCCGAGTACCGCACTGCCGACCCGGCGATGCTCGACACCGTGTACAACCACATGGCCGCGAGCAACGCCGGGAACCGCTGGGCATTGCTCGAAGTGCAGCCGGGGCAACTCAACTGGTCGGGCGTTGCCAACCGTCTCGCACCGGGCGCGACCAAGCTCATGCTTTGGCAGGCGATCGCCAAGGGTTGCGAGTTCATCACCGTTTATCGCTGGCGGCAACCGCTCTGGGGCGGGGAGATGCACCATGAAACCCTCGTCAAGCACGACGGCGTCACGCTCTCCGACGCGGGGATCGCGTTCAAGGAGGTCGCCGCCGAACTCAAGGCGATGGCCCCGGAGAACAACGCGACCTACGAACCGCTGATGGTCGAGCCGGACGGCCCCGTTGTCGGCATCGCGCATGAACTCGATCAGCAGTGGTGGACCATGACGGTCCCGCAGCAGGAGGGTTGGTCGCAGTCGGGCTGGGTGCAGCGCTGGCACGAATCGGCGGGCCGGCTCGGGCTGGACACGAAGATCGTGCGCCCCGACGGCAGCAACTGGGCCGACTGCCCGGTCGTCGTGTTGCCGGCGGTGCAGATGATCGAGGACGACTGGCCGGGCAAGTGGCGGCAGTACGTCGAAGCCGGCGGGCATTTGGTCATCACCTGCCGGACGGCGTGGCAGAACAAGCTCGGGCACATCCACGAAGCCAAGCTCGCCGAGCCGATCCACGATCTCATCGGCGGCGAGATCAAAACCTATGACGGGCTACCGGTCGGCAACTACGAACACGTCGAGATGGGCGGCACGCGGTACGATTGGCGGATGTGGTCCGAGCAGGTCGAGCCGACCGACGCGGAGGTCTGGGCACGCTATGCCGACGGGCTCAACGAGGGCCGTGCCGCGGTGCTGAGCGCGAAGCGTGGCAAGGGGCGGGTGACGTTCCACGGTGTCTACGACCGTGGGCCATTGTCGCACGCGGTGATGCAGCGTGTCGCGGATGCGGCAGGGTTGATGACGTCGCCGTTGCCGCCTCGGGTGCGGGTGTACAAACGAAACGGCTGGACGGTCAGGATCGACGCGAGTTCGATCAAGCCGAGCGTGGAAGTGATACCACCCTCATGA
- a CDS encoding glycoside hydrolase family 9 protein encodes MTLSLNHSLKLAAIVAATSFVSAAHGAKLVEVRPVDDRHVMLHFEDGDVLRSDDGKGEDAFKGHESHGVDTVVRHDPPLDVDAAQNVTNYSIVFEADGGMGAMQPVNAFRKTKVNGVPGQWPEPEYTLEHTIFLELPERLEPGHTYTVSFENMNSDKQSATFTYEPTASVSEAIKVNLIGYDPTQTVMKSADLYMFLGDGGPRDYADYEGNTVSLYNVETEELIEVGAVAFHADRGQEYGNWDLTGSPVWTCDFSDFEGEGTFRLVVDGVGASRDFVIEPNVYEEPFATSVLGFYYMRIGEPMTDAKTAVMGDDMPPPRQPRFIPEGNDAGIPADPPGFKVIRTTMSPNHPDWNSLGGDPWDNKDWSAYVEEGSPDNPNAYGGHSDALDWDRRFQHINIVFELLLPYTMMPEQLGNDDLNIAESGNGIPDLLDSAANEADYWRRLRDGDGNFSFGINNPVKEHTHAYQAAAAPWMAHANAAMCAMLADAYRLAGQSELADDYLATALDAYERGGDGDLDTMHHVGNSGMRGRDLRAMAAGYLYKLTGEKKYEDAYVELLEIDETGSLIGKPDFMKSWAALAYLSAADEGEREIGHPDVLEAVKQVIVDDAENKHLKPNANFPSRRSSYSDYGWFQTVIEVSPLMLAHRYGDIDEAKQNEILAALLAEADYSLGRNPLNLILMTGAEEPYIVEAYTSGRNDGFPGVHPGHTPYMNQKEWGESWMANPGWMSDKGYPAWEEHWPHGEALWDNWFCFCNNEFTPQQTMGGKTALYAYLHAALKQ; translated from the coding sequence ATGACACTCTCGCTGAATCATTCGTTGAAACTCGCCGCCATCGTCGCGGCCACCTCGTTCGTCTCCGCCGCCCACGGTGCCAAGCTCGTCGAAGTTCGCCCCGTCGACGACCGGCATGTCATGCTCCACTTCGAGGACGGCGATGTACTCCGCTCCGACGACGGCAAGGGCGAAGACGCGTTCAAGGGCCACGAGTCACACGGCGTCGACACCGTCGTCCGCCACGACCCGCCGCTCGACGTCGACGCGGCCCAGAACGTCACGAACTACTCGATCGTGTTCGAAGCCGATGGCGGCATGGGCGCGATGCAGCCGGTCAACGCGTTCCGCAAAACCAAGGTCAACGGCGTGCCCGGCCAATGGCCCGAACCCGAGTACACGCTCGAGCACACCATTTTCCTCGAACTGCCGGAACGACTCGAACCGGGACACACCTACACCGTCTCGTTCGAAAACATGAACTCCGACAAGCAGTCGGCAACCTTCACCTACGAGCCGACCGCGTCGGTCAGCGAGGCGATCAAGGTCAACCTCATTGGCTACGACCCGACGCAGACGGTCATGAAGTCGGCCGACTTGTACATGTTCCTCGGCGATGGCGGGCCGCGCGACTATGCCGACTACGAGGGCAACACGGTTTCGCTCTACAACGTCGAGACCGAAGAACTCATCGAGGTCGGGGCCGTGGCGTTCCACGCGGATCGCGGCCAGGAATACGGCAACTGGGACTTGACCGGCTCGCCCGTGTGGACATGCGATTTTTCCGATTTCGAGGGCGAAGGCACCTTCCGACTGGTCGTTGACGGCGTGGGCGCGAGCCGAGACTTCGTGATCGAGCCGAACGTGTACGAAGAGCCGTTCGCGACGAGCGTGCTTGGCTTCTACTACATGCGGATCGGCGAGCCGATGACCGATGCGAAGACCGCCGTGATGGGCGACGACATGCCCCCGCCGCGGCAGCCGCGGTTCATCCCCGAGGGCAATGACGCCGGCATCCCCGCAGACCCTCCCGGGTTCAAAGTCATCCGCACCACCATGTCGCCCAACCATCCCGACTGGAACAGCCTCGGCGGCGACCCGTGGGATAACAAGGACTGGTCCGCTTACGTCGAGGAAGGTTCACCCGACAACCCCAACGCCTACGGCGGTCACTCCGACGCGCTCGACTGGGACCGACGCTTCCAGCACATCAACATCGTCTTCGAGTTGCTGCTGCCATACACCATGATGCCGGAGCAGCTCGGTAACGATGACCTGAACATCGCCGAGAGTGGCAACGGCATTCCCGACCTGCTCGACTCGGCGGCCAACGAAGCTGACTACTGGCGTCGCCTCCGTGACGGCGACGGTAACTTCAGCTTCGGCATCAACAACCCGGTCAAGGAACACACCCACGCCTACCAGGCGGCCGCCGCGCCGTGGATGGCTCACGCCAACGCCGCGATGTGTGCGATGCTCGCCGACGCCTATCGGCTCGCCGGGCAATCCGAACTCGCTGACGATTACCTCGCCACGGCACTGGACGCCTACGAGCGCGGCGGCGATGGCGACCTCGACACGATGCACCACGTCGGCAACAGCGGCATGCGCGGCCGGGATCTCCGGGCCATGGCGGCCGGGTACCTCTACAAGCTCACCGGCGAAAAGAAGTACGAAGACGCTTACGTCGAGCTGCTCGAGATCGACGAGACAGGCTCGCTCATCGGCAAGCCGGACTTCATGAAGTCATGGGCCGCACTGGCATACCTCTCCGCCGCCGATGAAGGTGAACGGGAAATCGGCCACCCCGACGTGCTCGAAGCCGTGAAGCAGGTCATCGTCGACGACGCCGAGAACAAGCACCTCAAGCCCAACGCCAACTTCCCGTCACGCCGCAGCAGCTACAGCGACTATGGCTGGTTCCAGACCGTCATCGAAGTCAGCCCGCTCATGCTCGCGCATCGCTACGGCGACATCGACGAAGCGAAGCAGAACGAGATCCTCGCCGCCCTGCTCGCCGAGGCCGACTACTCGCTGGGTCGCAACCCGCTCAACCTGATCCTGATGACCGGTGCCGAAGAGCCGTACATCGTCGAGGCGTACACCTCCGGTCGGAACGACGGCTTCCCCGGCGTTCACCCCGGCCACACGCCCTACATGAACCAGAAGGAATGGGGCGAAAGCTGGATGGCCAACCCCGGCTGGATGAGCGACAAAGGCTATCCCGCCTGGGAAGAGCATTGGCCCCACGGCGAAGCCCTCTGGGACAACTGGTTCTGCTTCTGCAACAACGAGTTCACGCCCCAGCAAACCATGGGCGGCAAGACGGCGCTCTACGCATATCTGCACGCAGCGCTCAAGCAGTAG
- a CDS encoding DUF4212 domain-containing protein codes for MTQDEAGQRHWRSTITLSLILLAIWAVVGLGFGILLADVLKPIKLGGYPLGFWFAQQGAIAVFVVLVFVYAIGMALIDRKYRVRVHGR; via the coding sequence ATGACACAGGATGAGGCCGGCCAACGGCATTGGCGTTCGACCATCACGCTGTCGCTGATACTGCTCGCGATCTGGGCAGTCGTCGGCCTCGGCTTCGGCATTCTGCTCGCGGACGTGCTCAAGCCCATCAAGCTCGGCGGGTATCCGCTGGGCTTCTGGTTCGCACAGCAAGGCGCGATCGCCGTCTTCGTTGTGCTCGTGTTTGTCTACGCGATCGGCATGGCGCTGATCGATCGAAAGTACCGCGTCCGAGTCCACGGCCGCTGA
- a CDS encoding sulfatase-like hydrolase/transferase encodes MDLQQSQVTATLGPLNQRPNILFLMTDQQRWDALGCVSSHMRTPNLDRLARRGVRFENCYTTAPQCVPARISLATGLYPHTTGVWKNQPVCLSPRCPTWMRVLREAGYRTSLFGKTHLHEHGGDLREREHLLHAYGLDDVDEIGGPRASASLLSHMTARWEALGLWEAYRADYADRFATKPHVVRPTVLPDEEYADAYVGRRAREYLADYDRGQPWMCWVSFGGPHEPWDTPASWAKKFDPADMPRPTLRAGWMSQGDTTLSSLCKHWPDGFDADDVAAMRADYVANVALIDDQIGRLFDVLEERGELDDAVIVFTSDHGEHNGDAGLIYKDTFLDGSARIPMIVSTPDGARGAVASTPCELIDVGPTLCAAAGVEIPHRQFGRSLLPAASAPDASVRDHAVSEFDGELMLATQDRKLMLDPRGEPHALLDRRDDPAEQCNLLGTVAMDELLGASRRFLMSTQLHEPREIVARPEDLVRQAGTTA; translated from the coding sequence GTGGATTTGCAACAATCACAAGTTACCGCGACTCTCGGCCCACTGAACCAACGTCCCAACATCCTGTTCCTGATGACGGACCAGCAGCGGTGGGACGCGCTGGGTTGCGTGTCGTCGCACATGCGCACGCCCAATCTCGACCGATTGGCCCGGCGGGGCGTGCGGTTCGAAAACTGCTACACGACCGCTCCGCAGTGCGTGCCGGCACGAATCAGTCTCGCCACCGGGCTTTACCCGCACACAACCGGCGTTTGGAAAAACCAACCGGTGTGCCTTTCGCCACGCTGCCCGACGTGGATGCGAGTTCTCCGCGAAGCCGGCTATCGCACGAGCCTGTTCGGCAAGACACATCTGCACGAGCACGGCGGCGACCTGCGTGAGCGTGAGCATTTGCTTCACGCCTACGGCCTCGACGACGTCGACGAGATCGGCGGGCCGCGGGCCAGCGCGTCTCTGTTGAGTCACATGACCGCGCGGTGGGAGGCGTTGGGTTTGTGGGAGGCGTATCGCGCCGACTACGCCGATCGGTTCGCGACGAAGCCGCATGTGGTACGGCCGACGGTGCTGCCGGACGAGGAATACGCCGATGCGTACGTCGGTCGGCGAGCGCGGGAGTACCTTGCCGACTACGACCGGGGGCAGCCGTGGATGTGCTGGGTGAGCTTCGGTGGGCCGCACGAGCCGTGGGATACGCCGGCGTCGTGGGCGAAGAAGTTCGACCCGGCCGACATGCCACGGCCGACGCTCCGGGCGGGGTGGATGTCGCAAGGAGACACGACGCTGTCGTCCCTCTGCAAGCACTGGCCGGATGGTTTTGACGCTGATGACGTTGCGGCGATGCGTGCCGACTATGTCGCCAACGTGGCGTTGATCGACGACCAGATCGGCCGACTCTTTGACGTGCTTGAGGAGCGTGGCGAACTCGACGACGCGGTGATCGTCTTTACCTCCGACCACGGCGAACATAACGGCGATGCCGGGCTGATTTACAAGGACACGTTCCTCGACGGCTCTGCCCGGATCCCGATGATCGTGAGCACCCCGGACGGTGCGCGAGGGGCGGTGGCGTCGACGCCGTGTGAGCTGATTGACGTCGGCCCGACGCTGTGCGCCGCGGCTGGCGTCGAGATTCCGCACCGACAGTTCGGCCGTTCGTTGCTGCCGGCGGCGTCAGCGCCCGATGCGTCGGTCCGCGATCACGCCGTCAGTGAGTTCGACGGCGAACTGATGCTCGCGACGCAGGATCGCAAGCTCATGCTCGATCCGCGCGGCGAGCCACATGCGTTGCTCGACCGTCGCGACGATCCGGCCGAGCAATGCAACCTTCTCGGCACCGTGGCCATGGACGAATTGCTGGGCGCGTCGCGCCGCTTTCTGATGAGCACCCAATTGCACGAGCCGCGCGAGATTGTCGCGCGGCCCGAGGACTTGGTGCGGCAGGCTGGAACTACTGCTTGA
- a CDS encoding sodium:solute symporter family protein — translation MSTQTWTYIFVGLTFALYLGIAWLSRVKDTKGFYVAGRGVPAIANGMATGADWMSAASFISMAGLISISGYAGGVYLMGWTGGYVLLALLLAPYLRRFGSYTVPDFIGDRYPSRANIARFVAVICAIFVSFTYVVGQMKGVGVVFSRFLDVSLEQGVFIGMVIVFIYATLGGMKGITWTQVAQYWVLITAFLIPAIAISIKLTGNPIPQVGLGSQVLESVDPARPYLLDKLNQINTDFGFGSYTEPFTQSGWSMLNVFCVTVALMAGTAGLPHVIVRFYTVKNVAAARWSAFWALLFIAMLYLTAPAVGAFARYYMIDPVAGLNGRSVEELPQWYTSWNESAGLIAWVDFDGDGTVRYAADETNELLNISALPPETRDAINADPTGWVIERGGADSAMTQLRELGAKFQPDADLIVLATPEMANLANWIIAFIAAGGLAAALSTASGLLLVVSSSVAHDLYFRVMNPQASEKQRLLVGRIVIALAVMVAGYFGVNPPGFVGEVVAFAFGLAAASFFPAIVLGIFTKRLSAIPAVAGMVVGITFTGFYILTQTGDNILGTETAALLFGEPGSWLREPWIFGINAKGIGTIGMLVNFAVTLGLMPFCKPPEPEVQAMIESLRLPEDETAAVDLDESAAALH, via the coding sequence TTGAGTACACAAACGTGGACGTACATTTTCGTCGGGCTGACCTTTGCCCTGTACCTGGGCATCGCGTGGTTGAGCCGGGTGAAGGACACCAAGGGGTTCTACGTTGCCGGACGAGGCGTCCCGGCGATCGCCAACGGCATGGCCACCGGCGCCGACTGGATGAGCGCCGCATCGTTCATCTCGATGGCCGGGCTGATTTCGATCAGCGGCTACGCCGGCGGCGTCTACCTCATGGGCTGGACCGGCGGGTACGTCCTGCTCGCGCTGCTGCTCGCACCGTACCTGCGGCGTTTCGGCAGCTACACGGTGCCCGACTTCATCGGCGATCGTTATCCGAGCCGGGCGAACATCGCGCGTTTCGTCGCCGTCATCTGCGCGATCTTCGTGTCGTTCACCTACGTCGTTGGCCAGATGAAAGGCGTCGGCGTGGTGTTCAGTCGCTTCCTCGACGTCTCGCTCGAGCAAGGCGTATTCATCGGCATGGTCATCGTCTTCATCTACGCCACCCTTGGCGGGATGAAGGGCATCACCTGGACGCAGGTCGCCCAGTACTGGGTGCTGATCACCGCGTTCCTCATCCCCGCCATCGCGATCTCCATCAAGCTCACCGGCAACCCCATCCCCCAGGTCGGCCTCGGCAGCCAGGTGCTCGAATCCGTCGATCCCGCTCGACCGTATCTGCTCGACAAGCTCAACCAGATCAACACCGACTTCGGCTTCGGCAGCTACACCGAGCCGTTCACGCAATCGGGCTGGTCGATGCTCAACGTGTTCTGCGTGACGGTCGCGCTCATGGCCGGCACCGCGGGACTTCCGCACGTGATCGTGCGGTTCTACACGGTGAAGAACGTCGCGGCGGCGCGATGGTCGGCGTTCTGGGCGCTGCTGTTCATCGCGATGCTCTACCTCACCGCGCCGGCGGTCGGTGCGTTCGCGCGGTACTACATGATCGACCCGGTCGCCGGGCTCAACGGGCGCAGCGTCGAGGAGTTGCCGCAGTGGTACACGTCTTGGAACGAGTCGGCGGGGCTGATCGCGTGGGTCGACTTCGACGGCGACGGCACCGTCCGCTACGCCGCCGACGAGACCAACGAGTTGCTCAACATCTCCGCCCTGCCGCCGGAGACGCGCGACGCGATCAACGCCGACCCGACCGGCTGGGTGATCGAACGCGGCGGCGCGGATTCGGCCATGACACAGCTGCGCGAACTGGGCGCGAAGTTCCAACCCGACGCGGACCTGATCGTGCTCGCAACCCCGGAGATGGCGAACCTCGCGAACTGGATCATCGCGTTCATCGCCGCCGGCGGATTGGCGGCGGCACTCTCGACGGCGAGCGGGTTGCTGTTGGTCGTCTCCTCGTCGGTCGCGCATGACCTGTACTTCCGCGTGATGAACCCGCAGGCGTCGGAGAAGCAGCGCCTGCTGGTCGGGCGGATCGTGATCGCGTTGGCGGTCATGGTGGCCGGGTACTTCGGCGTCAACCCGCCGGGCTTCGTTGGCGAGGTCGTGGCGTTCGCGTTCGGCCTGGCGGCGGCGTCGTTCTTCCCCGCGATCGTGCTAGGCATCTTCACCAAACGCCTCTCCGCCATCCCCGCCGTTGCGGGCATGGTCGTCGGCATCACGTTCACGGGCTTCTACATCCTCACGCAGACCGGCGACAACATCCTCGGCACGGAGACCGCGGCGCTGCTCTTCGGCGAGCCGGGCAGTTGGCTGCGTGAGCCGTGGATTTTCGGGATCAACGCCAAGGGCATCGGCACCATCGGCATGTTGGTGAACTTCGCGGTGACGCTCGGCCTGATGCCCTTCTGCAAGCCACCTGAACCGGAAGTGCAAGCGATGATCGAGTCGCTGCGTCTGCCGGAGGACGAGACGGCCGCCGTCGACCTCGACGAGAGCGCTGCGGCGTTGCACTGA